In the genome of Selenomonadales bacterium, the window CCTTCGTTCCGCTCGCGGCATTCGTCGGCGCGATGATCGCCTCGGCACTTGTATGCGTTCTCTCTTGGGAGAATGGCATTCGTCCACTCCGCCTCGTATTGGCAGGCGTTGCGATCGCCGCATTTTTCGGCGGCGGTATGACGGCATTGATGGTATTCCATGCCGATAAAGTACAGGGGACTGTGAATTGGATGGCGGGCGGTTTTCAAGGTAGGTCTTGGACACACGTTGAGATGATCGTTCCGTATACGATTATCGGCATTCTCGGTGTATGGGCAGGCTGTCGTTGGCTCAATGCACTTCAGCTCGGTGATGAGGTAGCCAAAGGGCTTGGTGTACGGGTCGAGTTGGTGCGATTTTTGCTCGTGACACTGGCAGCACTTTTGGCGGCATCGGCAGTCAGTGTAGCAGGTATGCTCGGATTCGTGGGCTTGATTGTGCCGCATATGGTGCGGATGCTCGTGGGGTCGGATTTTTCGGGGCTGTTGCCATGTTCGGCAGTATTCGGTGCGGCTCTCGTCACAGGTGCGGATACCGCCGCAAGGTGTGCGTTCGATCCTGTTGAAGTGCCTGTAGGACTGTTTATGTCATTTCTGGGCGCGCCGTTCTTCCTGTATCTTTTGCGAAAGGGGATGCGCGGACGATGAGACTGGAAGCAGAAAAGATAAGATTACAATACGGTGGCAAGGTAGTCGCCGAAGAACTTGATTTTTGCATGGAGAAACCCGAGATCATCTCCATCATCGGGCCGAACGGCTCGGGCAAATCGACGGTGCTCAAAGCACTCGGCAGACTCTTAAAGCCGACGAGCGGTACTGTCTATTTGGACGGTAAGAATATTCATAAGATGGAGCCGAAGGCAGTCGCACGCAAGATATCGATCCTGCCACAGACGGCAATGGCACCGGGAGATATGACGATATACGATCTGGTATGCTATGGTCGTATGCCGCACCGAGGTATGCTCGCATCACAGTCAGATACGGATGAAGAGATCATCCGTGAAGCGATGGAATCGGCAGGTGTCTATGAGATGCGCCACAGGAATCTTGCAGGATTGTCGGGTGGTGAGCGACAGCGCGCATGGATCGCGATGGCACTTGCGCAGTCGCCCGAGATCCTTCTGCTCGATGAGCCGACGACATATCTCGACATCTATCATCAGCTGGAGTTGATGCAGTTGATTCGCAGGCTTCATGAAGAAAAGAATATT includes:
- a CDS encoding iron ABC transporter permease translates to MIAPTVNMDKRRSGIFLLGVIALAATLLGGLMFGSAEFSLSQVRDSFVIGEGSDAHQILHYIRTPRVITAALAGLNLALAGCILQGVLKNPLADPGIIGVSAGAGLAAMAVMILAPEQTAFVPLAAFVGAMIASALVCVLSWENGIRPLRLVLAGVAIAAFFGGGMTALMVFHADKVQGTVNWMAGGFQGRSWTHVEMIVPYTIIGILGVWAGCRWLNALQLGDEVAKGLGVRVELVRFLLVTLAALLAASAVSVAGMLGFVGLIVPHMVRMLVGSDFSGLLPCSAVFGAALVTGADTAARCAFDPVEVPVGLFMSFLGAPFFLYLLRKGMRGR
- a CDS encoding ABC transporter ATP-binding protein; translation: MRLEAEKIRLQYGGKVVAEELDFCMEKPEIISIIGPNGSGKSTVLKALGRLLKPTSGTVYLDGKNIHKMEPKAVARKISILPQTAMAPGDMTIYDLVCYGRMPHRGMLASQSDTDEEIIREAMESAGVYEMRHRNLAGLSGGERQRAWIAMALAQSPEILLLDEPTTYLDIYHQLELMQLIRRLHEEKNIAVIMVLHDLNHAVRFSERLVAVKKGHILADGPADEVFTEEMLGKLYGVEATVMHLPIDGRDVPVCIPYETMNKHLA